In the genome of Capricornis sumatraensis isolate serow.1 chromosome 4, serow.2, whole genome shotgun sequence, the window GTCCAAATGGAAGGGAAAATGCTTGTCCAGGGATGTAACAGCTGGGCCAGTAGGTCTACAGTAACTTTCAGTCCTGAAATTCTGTGGCTTTTTGATGGAAAAGGGTTGGGCTGGGGTGAGGGCTTCCAGCAGTTTCTTGGCTCTGGACTGGATGCTGAtcttgtcttccttttctttgtgtGAATATTTTCCAACCTCAGTTCTGACCTTCTGTAATTGAACTAGGggtcagaatatatttaaaacccAAATGGAAAGTAAGAAGCTGTTTGCAAATGAATTTTCCTTTCAGTCTCTCTGGGAAGTAGGGACAGTtgatgatcattttgcaatagcCAGAAATCCATTTTGTGAAatgttggtttttgtttgttttgttctctgcCAAAACACTGCAAAGTAATTGGAGGTTTCATgaacactgattaaaaaaaaaaagcttgttttTCCAGTATGGCTAGGATGTGGAGTTTCCTGGTGAAGAAATAATTCAGGTTTATTTGGCTTCTCTTAGGCTTCTGGTTATGTGGGGGCTTTCCTGGGACAGGGAACAGAATGGGGAGGctcaggggttgggggagacAAATGCAGACGTGAAAGGGGAGGTGGGGTTGCCAGGAGATGGAGCCTGGAGCCCCAGCATGGTGAGGATAAGGCAGAGGCAGAAACGGAAGAGAGGGTGACTGGGAAGCATTGGCTGAGAACAGAGGTCTGagggcagggaagccaggtggCTGGTTCCAGGGACACAGTCCCCATGCTGGCCTCTCTCTGATCTTATCCAGGGGGACTCACCTCGCATGCTTCATCAGGAGTCAGACTGGCCAGACACGGAAGTGGAAAGACCAATGTCAAAATGACATTGACTACAAACGAATCATCCTGACTTAGGTGTTTCCAGATCTTGCAAAGTGGGGTCAATATACACCCTTCCTCAAAGGCTAAATGTGGAGTAAATGAGTTAGTGTATAAAAAGTACTTAGgtggtgctgctactgctaagtcacttcagtcgtgtctgaccctgtgcgaccacagagacggcagcccatcaggctcccctgtccctgggattctccaagcaagaatactggagtgattgccatttcctcctccaatgcatcaaagtgaaaatgaagtcgctcagtcgtgtccgactcatagtgaccctgtggactgcagcccaccaggctcctccgtccgtgggattggcaaccctctctggtattcttgtgtggagaatcccacggacagaggagcctagagggctacagtccataggatcgcacagagtcggaacacaactgaagtgacttagcatgccatGATAGTGCTTGGCTGAGAATAAGGGCTGGAAAATGTTAGCAGCCACTGCCACTACCATCGTCAATCATACCATTGTCATTGTCATCATCCTTCCTTCCCCCTGCCCCCGTTTAACTAGACAGTTATTCACTGGAGTCAGCTGTGGTCTTTCAGACCAAGAAAGTTTTGTCATGAGAGAGGTCCATGCTGCTTTAAAAACAGTGAATTGCTAAAGGCAAATAGTGAGCTGTTTCAATTTCCCTGAAGTTTGAGGACCTTCTGGTTTGGGACTTCTGGCTTTTAAGCACAAGTCAGCCTTGACACGTATCTGTTGGATGGCTTTCAAATTCGAGCCACTGACTTTGCCATAGTGCTTCCTGACCTGGCCTCACACTTCCCATCtcctttttattatcattttaaaaaacttaactgTGGTAAAATACGTATAACATATAAAGTAtcctctcatttaaaaataatttttttttggcacAAGGCATAtgggggtcttagttcctggaccaaggattgaacccagtacCTCTGCATTGGAATCGTGGAGTCTGGACAACtggcccaccagagaagtcccctctcAGGCATTTTTAAGGATAAAGTTCAGTGGTCTTtggtataggcttcccaggtggctcagtggtaaagaacccacctgccaatgcaggaggttcgggttcaatccctgggtcaggaagatcccttggagaaggaaatggcaaccccctccaatattcttgcctggaaaatcccatggacaggggagcttgccTGGTGGccgtcagtccatggggttacaaaacgCTCAGATACGACTCagcaaccaaacaacagcaacaatagctTTTCAGTCCATTCACATTGTTTTCAGTCCATTCATCTTTTCCATTTTGAATATTATCTTGCAGGATCTTGATGgtaaaattctctctctctcagccatCACTATTCAATCCTTGTTTCCTTTCCAGTAAAATGAACTCTTCCTAAACATTTCAgctggggcgggggctggggtgaggtggggatgGGGTTCCCGTCTCACTCATGACTTTAAAGCAAGCTGGGGTCAGAGCTGCCGCTCCCCTGCCCCTGTCCTGCTTGGCAGCTGGGCGAGCATGACTGGGCACACGACATCTGCAAGCCAGGGCGGAGTGGGCCCTTAGTAACCTATTGTCTCTAAGATGCTTTGCCACTCAGAAGCAGCTGGTtcgggacttcccgggtggtccagtggctaagaatacatctgccaatgcagggaacacaggttcgctcgctggttcaggaagatcccacatcccggGGGCAGCTAAACCCGTGTGCCATGTTCTGGTgcctgcatgctctagagcccgtgctcggcagcaagagaagcctctgcagtaagaagcccccactcgctgcaaccagagaaagcccgagcacggcagcaaagacccagaatggccaaaaataaagaaataaattttttttaaaaaataaaagaaacagctgGTCAAAGACAGTGGGGGCATGACCCATACCATGAAGACTCAAGGGATGACTAGTTGGGAAGCAACACCTGAAAAATGGTGTCCTGACTTTAGAGGCGACAGTGTCTGTGAATCAGAGACCAACATAGCCTGTAACAAAACACAGCCAGGAATCAGGACTGTACCGGCGATTGCTCAcagaatttttgtttgcttttcctgaaACTTGCAGGGGGAATGTTTCCAACCGTGGACAGATCAATGGTTTCACTGAATTGGAAGCTGGGACTGCCACAAGGCCATGCTAGTCTCCTTATCCCTGGGACCAAGGTAAACagataaagtaaatatatataacatataaaatataaattatatatttaaaaatattattaccaTAGCATTTGccccattgtttttttttttaaagtatattcgtAGAACTAGGCAGCCATCATtactaattttagaacattttcatcattcccAAAAGAACCGCTGTTcctattagcagtcactcccttcctcactccctccagcccctggcaaccactaatctgctttctgtctctatggatttgcctgtttggTACAGTCTATATAAATAGTATCATGTGATTCTATTAGAATCGTATGAATCTATTCATAACGATTCTAAAGCCGTTTCTGTCTGGCTCTTTTCACTCctcatgttttcaaagttcatctgtGTTATATCATGTGGCGGCACTTCCTTCCATTTTATtgcagaataatattccattgtatggacatGCCCATTCATCAGTCGGTGGATATTTGGGTTGCTATCGCCTTTGGCTATAATAATACTGCTATAAACACTCATgtatgtgggacttccctgggggtccagtttCTGGGTTATGAGGTAACTCCATGCTTAGCTTCTTGAGGAATTGCccgactgttttccaaagtggctacaccattttacgTCCCCCAGCCATGTATGCCATCTCTCTGACACTTGTCATTGTCTCAGCTTTctgattatagccatcctagtgggtttccagaaaaacatctatttctgctttagtgactatgccaaagcctttgactgtgtggatcacaatgaactgtggaaaattctgagagagatgggaataccagaccacctgacctgcctcttgagaaatctgtatgcaggtcaggaagcaacagttagaactggacatggaacaacagactggttccaaattggaaaaggagttcatcaaggctatatattgtcaccttgcttatttaacttatatgcagagtacatcatgaaaaatgctgggctggaggaagcacaagctggaatcaagattgccgggagaaatatcaataacctcagatatgcagatgacaccacccttatggcagaaagtgaagaagaactaaaaagcctcttgatgaacgtgaaagaggagagtgaaaaagttggcttaaagctcaacattcagaaaactaagatcatggcatcccatcccatcacttcatggcaaatagatggggaaacagtggaaacactggctgactttatttttctgggctccaaaatcactgcagatggtgattgcagccatgaaattaaaagatgcttactccttggaaggaaggttatgaccaacctaggaagcatattaaaaagcagagacattactttgtcaacaaaggttcgtctagtcaaggctatggtttttcctgtggtcatgtatggatgtgagagttggactgtgaagaaagctgagcaccaaagaattgatatttttgaactgtggtgttggaaaagattcttgagagtcccttggatggcaaggagatccaaccagtccatcctaaaggagatcagtcctgggtcttcactggaaggactgatgttgaaactgaaactccaatactttggtcacctgatgtgaagaactgactcatttgaaaagaccctgatgctgggaaagattgagggcaggagaaggggatgacagaggatgagatggttggatggcatcaccaactcaatggacatgggtttgggtggactccaggagttggtgatggacagggaggcctggcgtgctgcggttcatgggtcgcaaagagtctgacacgactgagcgactgaactgaactgaagtgggtgTGAAgttggtatctcactgtggctttggtTCCATTCCccatgattaatgatgttgaacatctttttatgtcctTTTTGGTCcttgtatatcttccttggagaaatgttttaattccattgtccatttttaattgctttttgttgttgctttttagttgtaagaattctttatatcttccagatacaagtcccttatcagatatatgattgataaaaattaataattgattccagggaattccatggtggtccaatggttgcaCTTCCCCTGCACAGGGCACAGAGTTCcctccctggtcgaggaactaagatcctacaaaccATGCAGTAGGCTCCTACAAGCACTGCCCCCACCTCCACTGAGAAAAGAAATTATTCCATTCTGTGGgttctctttttgtgtgtgtgctgcacccggcagcttgtgggatcttagttccttgaccagggacctcagcagtgaaagtgcagagtcctgactaaccactggaccgccagggaatttgGTCTTTTCTCTTCATTGATGCTGTCCTtttgaaacataaaaacaaatttaattttaatggagtccaatttaactattttttttctttagtcactTGTGCTTTTACTGTCATATTTAAACCACTGCTTAATCCAAGGTGAGGAGTAAATCCTATGTTTCCTTCTGAGTCTTATAGTTTTAACCCTTACATGACAATACATTTTGAATTGGTTTTCAAATATGATGTGTGTGGGGAGGTCCAGCTTCACTCGTTTGCAtctggatatccagttttctagAACCACATGTTGAGAAAACTTTTCCCTCATTGAATTGTCTTGCTACGCATGTAAAAATAATTGACCATAAGtataagggtttatttctgggctcttcagGCAGCAGTGACTCTTCGTCCCAGTTGTAGATTTTTCTCCACACTCTGCATCCCACCTCCTCAGAGACTCTGGCCTCAGCTGACTGGCGGCCCATCTTCAGAGGCCTGGGGCTGAGACAACGGGATCGTTCCTCCAAGCTCCTGAGGCAGAAACACCAGAAGAGCTCATTTGCCTGGGCTGAAGAAACTGGCTCATTCCAGGTCATTTCTTCAGGGACAGCCTGTCTCCAGTGACAGATCAATGTGGCCCATAAGGACCTAGGAACCTGCCCCAGCTCAGGACAGCTGTGCAAGTCCATCGCAGCATCAGGGAGTTGCCTGAGCCTTGTAAAGAGACTGCATCACAGTTCAGCTTCTCCTTTAGTTAAGTTGTCCTCTCCGTTCTTAGAAATGATTATGAAGCAGAAATATCGCATGCCCTGAGGGCGATTCTCAACAGGTCCTGGGCCAGTTTTGGTCATTCCACTCTCTTTGCTAGGAATCGGAGCAGAAATGGACACGTAATGCTATTCTGGCCGCGGAGAGTTAGAGGAAgtcagctggagaaggggattTCTGAGTTTTCACAGACGCAAGGAAGGAACattctcttttctgcctttttgctTTAGTGCCTAAGGGTGTGATGCTGGAGTAGTGGCAGCCTTCTTGAGGCCATGAGGGAACAAGCTTGAGCCTATACCGGATCCTTGAAGACACTGGTGAGCTACTGAGCTAATCCATCTTGGAGAAACCCTATCACCAGACTCCTTGCTGCTTGTGGTTGGCACTGTTAACTGTCCTTTAGTGGCTATTCTTCTTGTCATCCTTCTAGTAATAAAACTTACTGAGTTTTAGTTGGACACCTGGAAGCCCCAGTTGCAGACTACTTTCTAGCATCCTAGGCAGTTGGGTGTGGCCGTGTGACTAAGTCCAGGCCAATGGGACATAAACAGAAGTGATACCTACaatttctgtattatttccttAAGGATGTTTGCCTTCAGATGactatatataacatagataactGATAAGGACCTATTgtgctctactcaatattctgtaatgacctacacgggaaaagaatctaaaaaagagtggatatatgtatatgtgggtttccctcgtggttcagacagtgaagaatcactttcacttttcctgttTATGTATACGACTCATTCACTTTGCTGCGCAGTAAAACCAAcacttcctaggtggctctagtggtgaagaatctgcctgccagtgccgagacataagagatgcaggtttgatccctgggtcaagatcccctggaggagagcatggcaacccactccagtattcttgcctggagaatcccatggacggaggaacctggaggactacagtccacggggtcgcaaagaatcagacaccactgaatagACTTAGcaggcagaaactaacacagcattgtaaaccaactatacttcaaaaaaagaaaaaaagacatttgccTTGGGCACTCTCTCCCCTTGTTCCCACTAGCTGGAAGATTGCAACAGCTAGAGTCCTTTGgaacctcagtggtaaagaatccgcctgcaatgcaggaatcacaggtttgatccctgggtagggaagatctcctggaggaggaaatggcaacccactccactattcttgcctggataatcccatggacagaagagcctggtgggctacagcccataggatcgcagagttaGACattgactggagtgacttagcacacatgtagtCTTTTGGAAGCCCCATCGGCCTTGGCATGCTCACCTTGGAGCAATGATTTGAGAGAGAAACaatcttttactttatttaagtgactttattttggggtctttTTGTTACAGTAGCTTCTCAAGTACCTTAGCCAATGTATCATGTGGGATAATAAATGACCTCTTGGGACTtacctagtggtccagtggttaagaatccacctggcaatgcagggcgtttgggtttgatccctggtcggggaactaagatcccatagttGCCTTAGTTGCCTTGGAGCAGcaaagcccgtgtaccacaactagagagtctgtgggcGGCagagaaagattccacatgccacaacgaagatgtctagtgttgcaactaagacctgatgcagccaaacagacaaataaataaacactctgttaaaaaaaaatgagtgccCTCCTGATTTCAGCCACCTGAGTTGTTTGTAGCAGCCAGGACCTCCTCTCTGATCTTTCTTCCTTGAAAGTTAGTGGGTGCTGGTGCTGAGTTCCAGTTTTTGTTGGTGGTGGACTATATCTGCAAGGAATGTCTTCCTGTTTGAGGGTGCCTCCTCCCGAGATCCCACCGAGTCTAGTCTCACCTACCACCTTTCCCTCCTGCTCCTAGCCCAGGGAAGGGGATGACCTCCCCGACCCCCACTGTGGAGCCTAGATTGCACTTGAGTCTTCTGTCCATTGTCAGGTCCTGAAGGCCTGTCCAGCCCTGTCCACCTCACAGCAGACTTTCCAGCATGCCTTGCGCTGGCTGGTCCACTTTAGGACAAACAGAGATTTAGGAACAAGTGAACCATGAAACCAGACTTCCAGGAACAGCGTCCTAAATTATCCTCCATCTTTTTTCTCAGATAGAGGACATTCCAATTTAATGTTTAAACTAGTCGAATATTGATACAACAGCAAGGGGGAATTATTCCCCTACCCCAGAGCTGCTGGAAGTGCTACCTCCTTGCTTGCCTGTGACTGGTCGGCTTGGAGGGTTCATTAAATAATTGACAGGAAACCTGCCACGGGCCCCCTGCAGGACCACACACTGCCCCGCAGTGGAGGGATGGGACCTCATCTCCTCCAGACAAAAATATCTGTAAAAACATTGGCCAGAAACAAACAACAGGATTCCTAGGATCTGATTACTGTCGCCAGGGCGGGCTTCCACAGGAGcccacccctcccttccttctcctttccgAGAATTTAACAGTGAATGCCCAACAAACGTTCTGACAGGGTCAGCAGACTGACGCTGCCAGGCATCAGGCGATGGTGAACTTGGGACGGGGCAGAAGGAAGCAGAGGATCTTTCTGGAATCCAGTCCAGGCCCAGGGGCCCAGGAAGGGCTCTGGACTGTGGGTGTTGCACCCACAGGTGATGAGGAGGGCAAGCTCTCACCCCAGGCTGTACTATTAAACTAAAATCTActcattttcaaaagattttaaaaaaaggtgagATGATGCTGTGGCTGGAGAACTACCTCACACATTCATTGTTTTAATCAAAAACATCACCTGCTCTTGATTACCCCTAGAGCCAGGGACCTCACCTCCTCACCAGGGTGCCCACGATCTTCTACTGGCAGGATCCAGAGGCCTCTAAACACCTCTGCCTTGGCTGCCAAAGAGCAGCCTGCTGAGCCCGAGTTCCTGACAGTATCCCCAGTCCTCTGCCCTACAGGGAGGGCTTCTCCAGCCTGCTGGAAGGCTCAGCTCTCACAGAAAGCCTTCTTCCTCAATACAAACCAGCTGGGGCCTCACCCTGCAAGATTTTCCTCTGGCCCATCCCTGGGCTGCCAGCATGGCACTGCAGTCTCTCCAAGGTtctcagccagccagccagcgtGAGCCAGGAAGGACCCCATAGGCCTCGCACCTCTCTCCCTGGGGCTCCTCTAACCTAGGAGGCATATGCCTGGGTGGTGGGTTCCTCATCTGGCTCAGTTCGGGCCAGAACAGAATCAGGCTGATTATGGGGTGGAGGTAGGGGTGCTGGGGGGACCCAACCAAGGCTGTCTGAGCCTTGAAAAATGAGGTGGGAAGACAGGCTCCTCCCCTTGCCCACCACAGTCATTCTCCGGCACCCAGGCCCAGAGCCCACCCAGCAGCCCTGGACCCCTCTGACCAAGGCAGGCTGTGTGCGCTCAGGCGAGTCACCACCACTGCCCACCCAGATGCCTGCCCACAGCTGCAGGGTGGAGCTCACAAGAGCGGTGCGAATGAATGCATTTCAGCCACCAGAAAGCGCTGGATGTGGGTGACTCACTTTATTTGTTTACTGCGGGCAGGGTAGGgggtattttctttaaaatgcttttcCTGAGCCAAAAGGACTCCAGGCCCCTTGCCCGAGTGGGCAGCTGGCCCGTGTCACTCCTGCAACGTCTCTGGGAGAAAGGATGGGGTGGACAGGCAGGGCCTTCCCCAAAGAGCTTCCCAGGCCAACTCTGCTGGCTGCCCACCCcggaaaaaagaaaccaaacccCGAAAGCGCCCCATCCCTTGGGCTCTTGAAACTGGGTCTGCCGCCCAGCTCCTCCACCAgctgcctcctccccctccttcctacCCGCTCCTGTTTCCCCCCCGCCCCGCACCCCCAACCTTATGGGCACTTCAGCCCAGCCTGCCACTCTGTGAGGTGCTTTCAAATTCACCAGGCTTGCCCATTGTGAACAAGACCCAGGTGTGCTCAGCCAGCTCACTCCAGCTCATTCTGTCTGGAGACGCTCCCCCCACCAATGGTCGTCTCAACCCTGTGATGGTAGGCGGGCCCAGGGGGTGGCCCACCAGAGCAGGCCCCAGGCGCCGCAGTGCGCCCTCCAGTAACAGCTCTCTGGCCAACAGTTCCCCATCCTCCCCACCACCTGCCCCAGACCCTGGGGCTGCAGAGGCCCAGCCTCCCCATCTCCAGCCCTCCCATCTAGCCTCCCCTGGGAAGGCGGGCTCCAGAGCTCCTCTCTGCCACGTGCAGGCAGGTGAGCTGGCAGGCCCCCTCACAAGTACATCTTCATGGCCTTGTGCGTCGTGGGGCAGTAGCGGGCGTGGAGCTGGGCCAGGAGGGCCCTGGACGTGGCCTCAAAGCGCGTGCCCTGGCTCTTCTTGTTCCACACGTGGACCGCGAAGGTGGCATTGAGTAGCCGGGTCAGCTCCTGGGGGCTGATGTCTTCGAAGTACTTCTTCCAGTTCTGCCAGGGGATGGGGTAGAAGGCCTCGGGGGGCAGGGTGGTGACGCCGCGGCAGGCGCGGCTCTCGCTCAGGCTGCGGATGGAGCACCATTTCTTGAAGACCCGCGTGAGCAGCTGCGGGCCCTGGTGGCCCCAGATCCAGCCGTTGTAGTGGGCCACGAAGTCGCGCATGCACTGCGCCATGAACTCGTGGTGCCGCTcgaaggccaggaaggcgccattgAGGACGTAGCGGGACTGGGTGCCCAGCGCGTTGGTCAGGTTCCTCAGGTCCTTGAGGACGATGAAGTCCGTGTCCAGGTAGATGCCGCCGAACTTCCACAGCAGCGCGATCCTGGAGGCGTCTGAGAGCACCGGCAGCAGGTAGGGCTCCCAGCGCCGCTGCACGGCCGCGTACCAGGC includes:
- the A4GALT gene encoding lactosylceramide 4-alpha-galactosyltransferase, yielding MTSAPPDCLLRLLRGTPRQRVCTLFIIGFKFTFFVSVMVYWHVVGEPGGQGQLSNLPVDVPCPHVVPPTPPPPGTLPPGNIFFLETSDRTNPNFLFMCSVESAARAHPESPVVVLMKGLPGGNASRPRHLGLSLLGCFPNVQMRPLDLEELFRETPLAAWYAAVQRRWEPYLLPVLSDASRIALLWKFGGIYLDTDFIVLKDLRNLTNALGTQSRYVLNGAFLAFERHHEFMAQCMRDFVAHYNGWIWGHQGPQLLTRVFKKWCSIRSLSESRACRGVTTLPPEAFYPIPWQNWKKYFEDISPQELTRLLNATFAVHVWNKKSQGTRFEATSRALLAQLHARYCPTTHKAMKMYL